In Anaerolineae bacterium, one genomic interval encodes:
- a CDS encoding nodulation protein NfeD: MYLRPNLASTCSLLALFLALLLPSQAKGQAERVAYVIELRGPITVVTQSYVERAIAVAESQRAAALVMLLNTPGGGLTTTREIVERMRASAVPIVVYVSPAGATAASAGTILTLAGHAAVMAPGTSIGAASPVSMQGEMDEVARRKAENIIIADLKALTEHRSPEAQAWVERAVTESAALSATEALDLGVVDAVAPTVEEALRQLDGLEVRLREEVTTLDLGDLEIRQLPQTIIEQFLDTILDPNIAFILLTIGMNAILFELSSPGGYLAGVVGAICLVLGFFALGVLDVNWTGLGLIVLAFALFVADVMTPSLGVLTGLGVLSFALGAVILFSSPVYQVSLTLVVTVALFTGAFFAFVVTKAVTAQRRPSATGREGLIGALARVREPLDPEGMVLVEGELWQARSQGATIPAGATVKVVAVEGLWLVVEPVPAS, from the coding sequence ATGTACTTACGGCCTAACCTGGCCTCCACGTGCTCGCTTCTGGCTCTGTTCCTCGCCCTTCTCTTGCCCTCCCAGGCGAAGGGACAGGCCGAACGGGTGGCGTACGTGATAGAGCTGCGGGGCCCGATAACTGTGGTGACCCAGAGTTATGTCGAGCGCGCCATCGCTGTGGCCGAGAGCCAGCGGGCGGCCGCCCTGGTGATGCTCCTGAACACCCCCGGGGGCGGCCTCACCACCACCAGGGAGATAGTGGAACGCATGCGCGCCTCCGCCGTCCCCATTGTGGTGTACGTGTCGCCGGCCGGCGCCACGGCCGCCTCCGCGGGCACCATCCTTACCCTGGCGGGGCACGCCGCCGTCATGGCCCCCGGCACCAGCATCGGTGCCGCCAGCCCGGTGAGTATGCAGGGCGAGATGGACGAAGTGGCGCGGCGCAAGGCGGAGAACATCATCATCGCCGACCTCAAGGCGCTCACAGAACACCGTTCGCCCGAGGCGCAGGCTTGGGTGGAGCGGGCGGTAACCGAATCGGCTGCCCTCTCCGCCACCGAGGCCTTGGACCTCGGGGTGGTGGACGCTGTGGCTCCTACCGTCGAGGAGGCCCTTCGCCAGCTTGACGGGCTGGAGGTGCGCCTGCGGGAAGAGGTCACCACACTGGACTTGGGCGACCTTGAGATACGCCAGCTCCCGCAGACGATCATCGAGCAGTTCCTCGACACCATCCTCGACCCCAACATCGCTTTCATCCTGCTGACCATCGGCATGAACGCGATCCTCTTCGAGCTCTCCAGCCCAGGCGGCTACCTGGCCGGCGTTGTAGGCGCCATCTGCCTGGTCCTTGGCTTCTTCGCCCTGGGCGTCCTCGACGTCAACTGGACCGGCTTGGGGCTCATCGTCCTGGCTTTTGCGCTCTTCGTTGCCGATGTGATGACCCCTAGCCTGGGCGTCCTCACCGGCCTCGGAGTGCTGTCCTTCGCCCTCGGCGCCGTAATCCTCTTCAGCTCGCCCGTCTACCAGGTGTCGCTCACGCTGGTGGTGACCGTGGCTCTGTTCACCGGCGCGTTCTTCGCCTTCGTGGTCACCAAGGCCGTGACGGCCCAGCGCCGCCCTTCCGCCACCGGCCGCGAGGGGCTAATAGGAGCGCTGGCCCGAGTGCGTGAGCCCCTGGACCCGGAGGGGATGGTGCTGGTGGAGGGAGAGTTGTGGCAGGCGCGCAGCCAGGGGGCCACGATTCCCGCGGGTGCGACGGTGAAGGTGGTAGCCGTCGAGGGACTGTGGCTGGTGGTCGAGCCCGTCCCCGCCAGTTAG
- a CDS encoding ABC transporter substrate-binding protein, giving the protein MSESRLTRRDLLRVSAIATGAAVASACAGAPAPTTAPAPVEATTAPEPTAAPAEATTAPVEAPPSRYNEAPMLAEMVKAGTLPPVEERLPKEPLVVPVIEEIGQYGGIWDMAVTGQADLNGAMGYQIEPWILYNAAGDAWSPNLAKAVEISPDGSEFTFHMREGMKWSDGEPFTADDVLFWYEDLVLNDELSPSKPGWLKSEGELAVITKVDDYTFKVTFAKPAGLFLPYIAYVWGTRDMWAPKHYLMQFHPKYADADELAAKVKEAGFETWVQLMGDRRQERMNPDVPVIYAWKLKELGPPWIFERNPYFYKVDPEGNQLPYIDTIRASAVENAQMISMKALAGELSYQARNIAFSDMPLYMDNREKGDYRVIKKMGENVGFTIFPNQTLVGDDGMLALIKDIRFRKALNLAIDRDELNELIYLGERTDIPAIFPLLEGESELFEHLTLDVDAANALLDEMGLEMGADGVRLRPDGGQLIIKLDMFSSKELMDAAELVTNYWTAIGVKTSPEEVSYDLWWPRIYSHEYAFCGYVKDGLQKLACYVYLRSYAPVDHSTYWAPAWGQWYQTGGLEGVEPDHEDARKGQLLFDEAKVTVDTNKLLDILAEIQRLDLRNIWEVLTVGAGPGITIVKNNFRNVPEVPFSLLHDSDNWAEQYFIKG; this is encoded by the coding sequence ATGTCCGAAAGCAGACTCACACGGCGTGACTTACTTCGGGTATCAGCCATAGCCACCGGTGCGGCAGTAGCCTCCGCTTGCGCCGGTGCTCCTGCTCCGACGACGGCTCCGGCCCCCGTAGAGGCCACCACGGCCCCAGAGCCCACGGCCGCGCCCGCCGAAGCCACGACCGCCCCAGTCGAGGCCCCGCCCTCCCGCTACAACGAAGCGCCCATGCTGGCCGAGATGGTGAAGGCAGGTACGCTTCCCCCGGTGGAGGAGCGGCTCCCCAAGGAGCCACTGGTCGTCCCGGTGATTGAGGAGATCGGCCAGTACGGTGGTATCTGGGACATGGCCGTCACCGGCCAGGCCGACCTCAACGGCGCCATGGGCTACCAGATCGAACCCTGGATCCTGTACAACGCGGCGGGCGACGCCTGGTCCCCCAACCTGGCCAAGGCGGTGGAGATCAGCCCGGACGGCTCCGAGTTCACCTTCCACATGCGTGAGGGCATGAAGTGGTCCGACGGCGAGCCCTTCACTGCCGACGACGTGCTCTTCTGGTATGAGGATCTGGTCCTCAACGATGAGCTCTCGCCCAGCAAGCCGGGCTGGCTCAAGTCCGAGGGCGAACTGGCGGTGATCACCAAGGTGGATGACTACACGTTCAAGGTCACCTTCGCCAAGCCGGCCGGCCTGTTCCTGCCCTACATCGCCTACGTCTGGGGCACCAGAGACATGTGGGCCCCGAAGCACTACCTGATGCAGTTCCATCCCAAGTACGCCGACGCGGACGAACTGGCCGCCAAGGTGAAAGAGGCCGGTTTCGAGACCTGGGTGCAGCTCATGGGCGACAGGCGTCAGGAGAGGATGAACCCGGACGTGCCCGTGATCTACGCCTGGAAGCTCAAGGAGCTGGGGCCGCCCTGGATATTCGAGCGCAACCCCTACTTCTACAAAGTTGACCCGGAGGGCAACCAGCTCCCGTACATTGACACCATCCGCGCGAGCGCCGTCGAGAACGCTCAGATGATCTCCATGAAGGCCCTAGCCGGAGAGCTGAGCTATCAGGCGCGCAACATCGCCTTCAGCGACATGCCGCTCTACATGGACAACCGGGAGAAGGGCGACTATCGCGTCATCAAGAAGATGGGTGAGAACGTCGGGTTCACCATCTTCCCCAACCAGACATTGGTGGGCGACGATGGCATGCTGGCGCTGATCAAGGACATCCGCTTCCGCAAGGCCCTCAACCTGGCCATAGACCGAGACGAGCTCAACGAGCTCATCTACCTGGGCGAGCGTACCGACATCCCTGCGATATTCCCTCTGCTTGAGGGCGAGTCGGAGTTGTTCGAGCATCTAACGCTGGACGTGGATGCGGCCAATGCCCTCCTCGACGAGATGGGGCTGGAGATGGGGGCCGATGGCGTCCGGCTACGGCCTGATGGCGGACAGCTCATCATCAAGTTGGACATGTTCTCCTCTAAGGAGTTGATGGACGCTGCCGAGCTGGTCACCAACTACTGGACCGCCATCGGGGTGAAGACGTCCCCGGAGGAAGTGTCTTACGACCTGTGGTGGCCGCGCATCTACTCCCATGAGTACGCCTTCTGTGGCTACGTCAAGGACGGCCTGCAGAAGCTGGCCTGCTACGTCTATCTACGCTCCTACGCTCCGGTGGACCACAGCACCTACTGGGCCCCGGCCTGGGGCCAGTGGTACCAGACGGGCGGACTGGAGGGAGTGGAGCCCGACCACGAGGACGCCCGCAAAGGCCAGCTGCTCTTCGATGAAGCTAAGGTGACAGTGGACACCAACAAGCTTCTCGACATCCTGGCTGAGATCCAGCGCCTAGACCTGAGGAACATCTGGGAAGTGCTGACGGTGGGCGCCGGCCCCGGCATCACCATCGTGAAGAACAACTTCCGCAACGTTCCAGAGGTGCCGTTCTCGCTCCTCCACGACTCCGACAACTGGGCCGAGCAGTACTTCATCAAGGGATAG
- a CDS encoding ABC transporter permease — protein sequence MLTYILRRVLYAIPTLTLITIVSFAIIELPPGDYLSSYVAQLEARGERVSRDELDALRERYGLGRPIYVRYWKWVTGLVQGDFGVSFEWNRPVSQLIYDRLGLTAAIALLSTAFIWAVALPIGIYSATHQYSLSDYIFTFFGFVGVGIPDFLLALVLLWWAWSTFGVNLGGLYPIDYEGQPWTWAKIFEVFKRIWLPMVIIGTSGTAGMIRTMRANLLDELRQPYVITARAKGLHERRIVLKYPVRIALNPFISTVGWMLPGLISGATIVSIVLSLPTNGPMLLKALMSQDMYLAGSFVFLLSALTVLGTLISDILLVIVDPRIRYVGVGSR from the coding sequence ATGCTGACTTACATTCTGAGGCGCGTCCTCTACGCCATACCTACCCTGACACTGATCACCATCGTGTCGTTTGCCATCATCGAGCTCCCCCCGGGGGACTATCTCAGCAGCTACGTTGCCCAGCTCGAGGCGCGCGGAGAGAGAGTGAGTCGGGATGAGCTGGACGCTCTCCGGGAGCGCTACGGCCTGGGCCGGCCCATTTACGTGCGCTACTGGAAGTGGGTGACCGGCCTGGTGCAGGGAGACTTCGGAGTGTCGTTCGAGTGGAACCGGCCCGTGTCCCAGCTCATCTACGACCGGCTCGGGCTCACCGCGGCCATCGCCTTACTGAGCACGGCGTTCATCTGGGCCGTGGCGCTACCGATCGGCATCTACTCCGCCACGCATCAGTACTCCCTGAGCGACTATATCTTCACCTTCTTCGGCTTCGTCGGGGTGGGCATTCCCGACTTCCTGCTGGCGTTGGTGCTGCTGTGGTGGGCCTGGAGCACTTTCGGGGTGAATCTGGGCGGCCTGTATCCCATAGACTACGAGGGCCAGCCCTGGACCTGGGCCAAGATCTTCGAGGTATTCAAGCGCATCTGGCTGCCCATGGTCATCATTGGCACCAGCGGCACTGCCGGCATGATCCGCACCATGCGTGCCAACCTGCTGGACGAGCTGCGCCAGCCCTACGTGATCACCGCTCGCGCCAAGGGGCTCCACGAGCGCCGCATTGTCCTCAAGTACCCGGTACGCATCGCTCTCAATCCGTTCATTAGCACCGTGGGCTGGATGCTGCCGGGCCTGATCTCCGGTGCCACCATCGTCTCCATCGTTCTCAGCCTGCCCACGAACGGACCCATGCTTCTGAAGGCCCTGATGTCCCAGGACATGTACCTGGCCGGGTCGTTCGTCTTCCTGTTGAGCGCTCTCACGGTATTGGGCACGCTCATCTCGGACATCCTGCTGGTGATAGTGGACCCACGCATCCGCTATGTCGGCGTGGGATCTCGGTAG
- a CDS encoding ABC transporter permease, which yields MIANQESVPEGFVDVARTEGEETIFVASQWQLMWWRFRKHRLANIGATVVILFYIGAIFCEFLAPYNPNTYERTLTFVPPMKVYLLRQGQFHWPPVAYGLIRTRDPETYIITYEEDTSVTYPLRFLVHGDPYKLWGLFESDLHLFGLAGGEADQRLYLLGTDRLGRDMFSRILYGSRISLSIGLVGVFISFVIGIIAGGFSGYLGGVLDEVMQRIIEFLRSIPTIPLWMALSAALPREWSTVQRYFAIVVLLSLIGWTGLARVVRGRFLAVREEDFVMAARLQGASESRIVFRHMLPSFLSYIIASITLSIPGMILGETSLSFLGLGLRPPTISWGVLLQEAQDLKTVALAPWLLIPALFVVAAILSFNFMGDGLRDAADPYAR from the coding sequence ATGATAGCCAACCAGGAAAGCGTACCCGAAGGGTTCGTGGATGTCGCCAGGACCGAAGGCGAAGAGACGATCTTCGTGGCTTCGCAGTGGCAGCTAATGTGGTGGCGCTTCCGCAAGCACCGCCTGGCCAACATCGGGGCCACCGTGGTGATCCTCTTCTACATCGGCGCCATCTTCTGCGAGTTCCTCGCCCCGTACAACCCCAATACCTACGAGCGCACGCTAACCTTCGTGCCGCCCATGAAAGTGTACCTGCTCCGCCAAGGCCAGTTCCACTGGCCTCCGGTCGCCTATGGGCTCATCCGTACCCGTGACCCAGAGACCTACATCATCACGTACGAAGAGGACACCAGCGTGACCTATCCGCTGCGCTTCCTCGTCCACGGCGACCCGTACAAGCTCTGGGGTCTCTTCGAGAGCGATCTACACCTTTTCGGCCTGGCCGGAGGCGAGGCAGACCAGCGCCTCTACCTGCTGGGCACGGACCGATTGGGGCGGGACATGTTCTCCCGCATTTTGTACGGTTCCCGCATATCCCTTTCCATCGGTCTGGTGGGCGTCTTCATCTCCTTTGTCATCGGCATAATCGCCGGCGGCTTCTCTGGCTACCTGGGCGGCGTGTTGGATGAGGTGATGCAAAGGATCATCGAGTTTCTGCGCTCCATCCCCACCATCCCGCTGTGGATGGCGCTCAGCGCCGCCCTCCCTCGGGAATGGAGCACCGTGCAGCGCTATTTCGCCATCGTGGTGCTGCTCTCTCTCATCGGCTGGACGGGCCTGGCACGAGTGGTGCGGGGTCGCTTCTTGGCTGTGCGGGAGGAGGACTTCGTGATGGCTGCCCGGCTGCAGGGGGCGAGTGAGTCGCGCATCGTCTTTCGCCACATGCTTCCCTCTTTCCTTAGCTACATCATAGCCTCCATCACCCTTTCCATCCCGGGCATGATCCTGGGCGAGACCAGCCTATCCTTCCTCGGCCTGGGGCTGCGCCCGCCCACCATAAGCTGGGGGGTGCTACTGCAAGAGGCGCAGGACCTGAAGACGGTCGCCCTGGCGCCCTGGCTGCTCATACCTGCCCTGTTCGTGGTAGCCGCCATACTGTCCTTCAACTTCATGGGCGACGGCCTGCGGGATGCCGCTGACCCCTATGCCCGGTAG
- a CDS encoding IS481 family transposase, with amino-acid sequence MPWKESSAMEERIRFVVLVHQEDRPFSALCEEFGVSRQTGYKWLRRYEEAGSLEGLAEASRRPHTSPQRTPAELEARVVQLRERHAWGARKIKVRLEEEGILLGEATINRILSRKGLVAPRDRHRPATKRFCRQAANELWQMDFKGHFAIVEGLCHPLSILDDHSRFLVASHPLLGTQAKPVHERLVQAFQGYGLPQAMLMDHGSPWWSTTNALGLTWVSVALIKQGICLHFSGVGHPQTQGKVERLHGSLAWALQHLGAPQDLAEAEAFLATFRHDYNHLRPHESLDMDVPAQHYQASPRPYNPTPAPWHYPPGVEVLALNSQGMLPYQGRRYFVCEALACEPVGVQRFDDKLLVSFRHMFIRQIDLATKHTVPLVQPVSDVSTMS; translated from the coding sequence ATGCCCTGGAAAGAGAGCTCAGCCATGGAAGAACGCATCCGTTTCGTAGTTCTGGTCCATCAAGAGGACCGTCCCTTCAGCGCCCTGTGTGAGGAGTTTGGCGTCAGCCGCCAGACCGGCTACAAATGGTTGAGGCGCTACGAGGAGGCGGGCTCTCTGGAGGGCCTGGCCGAGGCTTCCCGACGCCCTCACACCAGCCCCCAGCGTACACCGGCCGAGCTGGAGGCGCGGGTGGTGCAGTTGCGAGAGCGCCACGCCTGGGGGGCGCGCAAGATCAAGGTACGCTTGGAGGAGGAAGGCATCTTGTTGGGGGAGGCCACCATCAACCGCATCCTCTCCCGAAAGGGGCTGGTGGCTCCCCGGGACCGCCACCGGCCCGCCACTAAGCGCTTCTGTCGGCAGGCTGCCAATGAGCTGTGGCAGATGGACTTCAAGGGCCACTTCGCCATTGTCGAGGGTCTCTGCCACCCTCTTAGCATTCTCGACGACCACTCTCGCTTCCTGGTGGCTTCCCACCCCCTGCTGGGCACCCAGGCCAAGCCGGTCCATGAGCGGCTGGTGCAGGCCTTCCAGGGCTACGGCCTGCCTCAGGCCATGCTCATGGATCACGGCAGTCCCTGGTGGAGCACCACCAATGCCCTGGGCTTGACCTGGGTGTCGGTGGCTCTCATCAAGCAAGGCATCTGCCTCCACTTTAGCGGCGTAGGTCATCCCCAGACCCAGGGCAAGGTGGAGCGTCTCCACGGCAGCTTAGCCTGGGCTTTGCAGCACCTGGGAGCTCCCCAGGACCTGGCTGAGGCTGAGGCCTTCTTGGCCACCTTCCGCCATGACTACAACCACCTGCGCCCCCATGAGAGCCTGGACATGGACGTGCCGGCCCAGCACTACCAGGCCAGCCCCCGGCCCTACAACCCCACCCCTGCCCCCTGGCACTACCCCCCAGGGGTGGAGGTGCTGGCTCTCAATAGCCAGGGGATGCTACCCTACCAGGGACGTCGCTACTTCGTCTGTGAGGCCCTAGCTTGCGAGCCGGTGGGAGTGCAGCGCTTCGACGATAAGCTCCTGGTCAGCTTCCGCCACATGTTCATCCGCCAGATCGACCTAGCCACCAAGCACACTGTGCCTCTGGTGCAGCCGGTGTCCGATGTGTCAACCATGTCCTGA
- a CDS encoding ISAs1 family transposase, whose amino-acid sequence MAGASLVEHFSELTDPRVERTRWHKLVDIVAITLCATICGADNWVDIALFGECKKEWFATWLELPNGIPSHDTFGRVFAALDPVEFGRCFMSWVQAVQEATEGQVVAIDGKSLRGSRDGVLGKSAICMVSAWAAGNRLVLGQVKVEDKCNEIAAIPELLRVLDLSGCIITIDAIGTQRAIVDQIVEGGAHYLLPVKDNQPGLREEIEDVFQTAMEFDFKDVPHSHARSVDKGHGRLETRECWAIQDKECLACLGQHAGWAGLKSLAMVRRQRRTWGQEGKVQEETLYYITSLEADAEKILKVSRTHWSIENGLHWVLDVAFDEDRCRARAGNGAQNLALMRHLALSLLKQDTTIKAGIKAKRKAAGWNEDYLLRLINQ is encoded by the coding sequence ATGGCTGGAGCGAGTCTGGTGGAGCACTTCTCGGAGCTGACCGATCCTCGGGTGGAGCGCACCCGCTGGCACAAGCTAGTGGATATCGTGGCCATCACCCTTTGTGCCACCATCTGCGGGGCCGACAACTGGGTGGATATCGCCCTTTTTGGGGAGTGCAAGAAGGAATGGTTTGCCACCTGGCTGGAGCTACCCAACGGCATCCCCTCCCACGACACCTTTGGGCGAGTGTTTGCTGCTTTGGACCCAGTGGAGTTTGGCCGCTGCTTCATGAGTTGGGTACAGGCGGTACAGGAGGCTACAGAGGGTCAGGTGGTGGCCATTGATGGCAAGAGCCTGCGAGGCTCAAGGGACGGTGTGCTGGGCAAGAGCGCCATTTGTATGGTCAGTGCCTGGGCGGCAGGAAACCGCCTGGTGTTGGGGCAGGTGAAGGTAGAGGACAAGTGCAATGAGATAGCAGCCATCCCTGAGCTGCTGCGGGTGCTGGACCTGTCGGGCTGCATCATTACTATAGATGCCATAGGGACCCAAAGGGCCATAGTGGACCAGATCGTGGAGGGCGGGGCTCACTACCTCCTGCCCGTCAAGGACAACCAGCCGGGGCTGCGAGAAGAGATCGAGGATGTGTTCCAGACAGCGATGGAGTTTGACTTCAAGGACGTGCCCCATAGCCATGCCAGGAGCGTGGATAAGGGCCATGGCCGCCTGGAGACACGGGAGTGCTGGGCCATCCAGGACAAAGAGTGCCTGGCCTGCCTGGGCCAACACGCAGGGTGGGCGGGGCTAAAGAGCCTGGCCATGGTGAGGCGGCAAAGGCGTACCTGGGGCCAAGAGGGTAAGGTGCAGGAGGAGACCCTCTACTACATCACCAGCCTGGAGGCCGATGCCGAAAAGATCCTCAAGGTCAGCCGCACCCACTGGAGCATCGAGAACGGCCTGCACTGGGTGCTGGATGTGGCCTTCGACGAGGACCGCTGCCGAGCCCGAGCCGGGAACGGGGCCCAGAACCTGGCCCTTATGCGCCACCTGGCCCTGAGCCTGCTCAAGCAAGACACCACCATCAAGGCCGGTATCAAGGCCAAGCGCAAGGCCGCTGGCTGGAATGAGGACTACTTACTTCGCCTCATAAACCAATAA
- a CDS encoding ABC transporter substrate-binding protein, producing MSAGKLDRRTFLRVSALAATAAGIAACAGGAPAPTEAPTQAPAATTAPEATAAPEATAAPVSRYSEAPMLAEMVAAGTLPPVEERLPKNPMVIEPLNEVGKYGGRWRRANTQPGAISARVGAEPLVFYGRDWVTVEPNLAWKWEVGAEGKEYTFYLREGVRWSDGAPYTADDIMFWWEDVILNEELTPVFPTWLKPGGEKAVVEKLDDYTVKFIFAVPYGIFLDQMCFRGNSITYYCRHYLERFHPKYADANELAQLVKDRGFEQWFQLFAAEVDLTRNPDLPTIRPWQITSKEWTISATGRRNPYYWKVDTEGNQLPYIDEVMWWIVGDAELIPLKVVSGEIDELEFKTGFVNYTLYMENREKGDYNVSIWDYGASVTAMHINQTKMGNDEQRDILRNRDFRVALSKAFDRDDINQLLYLGQAGKALDMLPESVKSDPEVQDLMTYDVDEANRLLDSIGLDQRDAEGMRVLPSGAPLTLLCIGTTAYATHRDAAEIVGEYWADVGIRLNQDWFASELWSARLQESTHDVIAYEVDYTGGNLHWLTYPRAYFPIVMDTYWAPMWGWYYDTGGKNGEPPQGEAARLVEIWDEVQVTVDAAKRKELEDEAFRICALNLWPILTLGSRPEPCIVKNGFKNVPEWGSLAWAVYGPRPAKTEQFFMEY from the coding sequence ATGTCTGCCGGCAAGCTCGATCGACGTACCTTTTTGCGGGTATCTGCCCTGGCTGCGACGGCCGCCGGCATAGCTGCCTGCGCCGGTGGGGCCCCCGCACCAACGGAGGCGCCCACGCAGGCCCCCGCGGCTACCACGGCTCCGGAGGCCACCGCTGCTCCTGAGGCTACTGCGGCCCCGGTCTCTCGGTACAGCGAAGCTCCTATGCTGGCCGAGATGGTGGCTGCTGGCACCCTGCCCCCGGTGGAAGAGAGGCTGCCCAAGAACCCCATGGTGATCGAGCCTCTCAACGAGGTGGGGAAGTACGGCGGGCGCTGGCGACGCGCCAACACGCAGCCCGGGGCCATCTCTGCCCGCGTCGGTGCCGAACCGCTGGTTTTCTACGGTCGTGACTGGGTCACAGTGGAGCCCAATCTGGCATGGAAGTGGGAGGTCGGGGCGGAGGGCAAGGAGTACACGTTCTACCTGCGCGAAGGGGTCCGCTGGTCGGACGGGGCGCCCTACACCGCCGACGACATCATGTTCTGGTGGGAGGACGTCATTCTGAACGAGGAGCTAACGCCCGTTTTCCCCACCTGGCTCAAGCCCGGGGGCGAGAAGGCGGTAGTGGAGAAGCTCGACGACTACACGGTCAAGTTCATCTTCGCCGTGCCCTACGGCATCTTCCTGGATCAGATGTGCTTTCGCGGCAACAGCATTACCTACTACTGCAGACACTATCTAGAGAGGTTCCACCCTAAGTATGCGGACGCCAACGAGTTGGCTCAGTTAGTGAAGGACCGCGGCTTCGAGCAGTGGTTCCAGCTCTTTGCCGCCGAGGTGGACCTGACCCGGAACCCCGACCTGCCCACGATCCGCCCCTGGCAGATCACCAGCAAGGAGTGGACTATCAGCGCTACCGGTCGGCGCAATCCCTACTACTGGAAGGTGGACACGGAAGGCAACCAGCTCCCTTACATTGACGAGGTCATGTGGTGGATTGTGGGAGATGCCGAGCTAATCCCACTCAAAGTCGTGTCTGGTGAGATTGACGAACTGGAGTTCAAGACCGGCTTCGTTAATTACACCTTGTACATGGAGAACCGGGAGAAAGGCGACTACAACGTCAGCATCTGGGACTACGGGGCCTCGGTCACAGCCATGCACATCAACCAGACCAAGATGGGCAACGATGAGCAGCGCGACATACTGCGCAACCGTGACTTCCGTGTCGCGCTCTCGAAGGCCTTCGATCGGGATGACATCAACCAGCTGCTGTATCTGGGACAGGCTGGGAAGGCGCTGGACATGCTGCCCGAGTCGGTCAAGAGCGACCCCGAGGTGCAGGACCTGATGACCTATGACGTGGACGAGGCTAACCGTCTGCTGGACAGCATTGGGCTGGACCAGCGCGACGCCGAGGGCATGAGGGTGCTGCCCAGCGGGGCACCTCTGACTCTCCTGTGCATCGGCACCACCGCCTACGCTACCCACCGGGACGCCGCCGAGATCGTGGGCGAATACTGGGCGGACGTAGGCATAAGGCTGAACCAGGACTGGTTTGCCAGCGAGTTGTGGTCGGCTCGGTTGCAGGAGAGCACGCACGACGTCATCGCTTACGAGGTGGACTACACCGGTGGTAACCTGCACTGGCTCACTTATCCGCGGGCCTACTTCCCCATAGTGATGGATACCTACTGGGCGCCGATGTGGGGCTGGTACTACGACACAGGGGGCAAGAACGGTGAGCCGCCCCAGGGCGAAGCCGCCCGGCTGGTGGAGATCTGGGATGAAGTTCAGGTGACGGTGGATGCAGCCAAGCGCAAGGAACTCGAGGACGAAGCCTTCCGGATCTGCGCTCTCAACCTATGGCCCATACTCACCTTGGGCAGCCGTCCGGAGCCCTGCATCGTGAAGAACGGTTTCAAGAACGTGCCTGAATGGGGCAGCCTGGCGTGGGCGGTGTATGGCCCCAGGCCAGCCAAGACCGAGCAGTTCTTCATGGAGTACTAG